The Prunus persica cultivar Lovell chromosome G7, Prunus_persica_NCBIv2, whole genome shotgun sequence genome has a segment encoding these proteins:
- the LOC18771194 gene encoding remorin 4.1, whose protein sequence is MNDQGAGTSQGIQDHDDHVEDEQIIRDIHALTPPHAPPQLANRGRRREAWETSSHRSSSLSMASSEGAPSENFSSISREFSALVVAGSAIGTNNSTNENDSAVNHGNNNLGRIGEEDNMPEEELNPLAIVPDNYNPSDPIASPRQAGARNYAVGSSSSIAGTQDHQGGDQVISVHRVKKEEVETKISAWQNNKIAKLNNRFKREDAIINGWESEQVQKASSWMKKVERKLEEKRARALEKMQNDIAKAHRKAEERKASAEAKRGTKVARVLEIANLMRAVGRAPAKKSFF, encoded by the exons ATGAATGATCAAGGGGCTGGCACAAGCCAAGGAATACAAGATCATGATGATCATGTTGAAGATGAGCAAATCATCCGGGACATCCACGCCTTGACACCACCTCACGCACCGCCGCAGCTGGCTAATCGCGGCCGAAGAAGGGAAGCTTGGGAGACTAGTAGCCATAGATCATCATCCTTGTCCATGGCTAGCTCAGAAGGTGCTCCAAGTGAGAATTTCAGTAGCATAAGTAGAGAGTTCAGTGCTCTAGTGGTTGCAGGATCAGCTATTGGGACTAATAATAGTACCAATGAAAATGATAGTGCTGTAAATCATGGGAACAATAACTTGGGCAGGATTGGAGAGGAGGACAATATGCCTGAGGAGGAACTTAACCCCTTGGCTATAGTACCAGATAATTACAACCCATCGGATCCAATTGCTTCTCCAAGACAAGCTGGGGCTAGGAATTATGCAGTTGGGTCTTCATCAAGCATTGCTGGGACTCAAGATCATCAAGGAGGTGATCAGGTGATTTCTGTGCATAGggtgaagaaagaagaggtgGAGACGAAGATATCAGCTTGGCAAAACAACAAGATTGCCAAGCTTAATAACAGGTTTAAGAGGGAGGATGCTATCATTAATGGTTGGGAAAGTGAGCAGGTTCAGAAAGCTTCTTCTTGGATGAAGAAAGTTGAG AGGAAGTTGGAGGAGAAAAGAGCAAGGGCCCTAGAAAAGATGCAGAATGATATAGCCAAAGCTCATAGAAAAGCAGAGGAGAGGAAGGCATCAGCTGAGGCTAAAAGGGGAACAAAAGTGGCAAGAGTTCTTGAAATAGCCAATTTAATGAGAGCTGTTGGAAGAGCACCTGCAAAAAAGTCCTTCTTCTAA